One Sphingomonas sp. FARSPH DNA segment encodes these proteins:
- a CDS encoding efflux RND transporter permease subunit has product MSFRNISAWAIRNPVPPIVLFVALTLAGVVSFMRMSVNNDPDIDFPIAIVVISQPGAAPTELENQVTQKVESALRSLQGVDEINSTVTEGQSQTVVQLAIGTPIDRAVEDVRSAIQQIRSNLPDGILEPQVFRANTTDNDLASYSAISNDMTVEQLSWYIDNTVTKELLSVPGMAAVNRNGGVSREIRVILDPAKLQSQGLTASQVNQQLRAINLNAAGGRAQIAGAEESLRVLGNAKNAYQLGQTLIPVSAGRTVRLADIAQVRDLYAEQRSRAAVDGRQAISFDFQRAKGASDVSVFKGAVQKLADLEKRNPSVHFVLRSNSVKYTEMQYESAIHAMIEGAILAVLVVFLFLRDIRATLISALAIPLSAIPTFWFMDLLGFNLNQMTLLALSLVAGVLVDDAIVEIENIVRHMRMGKSAYQASIDAADEIGLAVLATTMAIVAVFMPVSVMPGISGQFFKNFGLTVVVSVLMSLAVARLVTPMIAAYFLKAAGPATHGEGRLMDGYMAVLRWTLDSSRAKASAARGGFHRITARLRDHRVWVCGIGFLSFVLTLVMFGVLPMQFSPEQDSDTSTATIEMVPGSTLAQTDAVVRQVAAFLRKQPDVESVYARTGQNGAVNTGRVTATLKDDRKLKSTEFERKLAPQLAKIPDARVGFRSQFGWGSSGRDMTVVLGGDDPDLLMKTANQIVAEMSKLPSLTAPRVSGNIMRPEIVIKPRLDLAANLGVTTQALSSAIRIATLGDIDQNSARFSLSDRQVPIRVALDEGARTELSTIQNLPVTTQNGGSVPLSVVADIGLGAGPTKIDRVNQQRQLTVGADLAPGVLAGVAQKQIDNLPTLKNLPIGVNKLTLGQQKWQAEMINNFIIAVISGTFLVFAVLVLLYRRALPPFVNMGSLLLAPLGGLLALWATGTPVSLPVFIGLLMLLGIVAKNSILLIDFALEEMAKGVDTLTAIIDAGHKRAQPIVMTTVAMVAGMVPTALSLGGDGSWRAPMGIVVMGGLTLSTLLTLLIVPAAFSLSVGIERFVGPRLGRRLLTYRPGDDGSAVIGLANDPHGPRIGPAPGRIRYDGDQPAE; this is encoded by the coding sequence ATGAGCTTCCGCAACATCTCCGCCTGGGCGATCCGCAACCCGGTTCCCCCGATCGTCCTGTTCGTCGCGCTGACGCTCGCCGGCGTCGTCTCGTTCATGCGGATGAGCGTCAACAACGATCCCGACATCGACTTTCCTATCGCGATCGTCGTCATCAGCCAGCCCGGCGCCGCCCCGACGGAGCTCGAGAACCAGGTGACGCAAAAGGTCGAATCGGCGCTGCGCAGCCTGCAGGGCGTCGACGAGATCAACTCGACCGTCACCGAGGGCCAGTCGCAGACGGTCGTCCAGCTCGCGATCGGCACGCCGATCGATCGCGCGGTGGAGGACGTGAGGAGCGCGATCCAGCAGATCCGCAGCAACCTGCCCGACGGCATCCTCGAGCCGCAGGTGTTCCGCGCGAACACGACGGACAACGATCTCGCCAGCTATTCGGCGATCTCCAACGACATGACGGTCGAACAGCTCAGCTGGTACATCGACAATACCGTCACCAAGGAATTGCTGTCGGTGCCCGGCATGGCCGCGGTCAACCGCAACGGCGGCGTCAGCCGCGAAATCCGCGTCATCCTCGATCCCGCCAAGCTGCAGAGCCAGGGCCTGACCGCCAGCCAGGTCAACCAGCAGCTGCGCGCGATCAACCTCAACGCCGCGGGCGGCCGCGCGCAGATCGCGGGCGCCGAGGAATCGCTGCGCGTGCTCGGCAACGCCAAGAACGCCTATCAGCTCGGCCAGACATTGATCCCGGTCAGCGCCGGGCGCACCGTCCGCCTCGCCGACATCGCGCAGGTGCGTGACCTCTACGCCGAACAGCGCAGCCGCGCCGCTGTCGACGGTCGCCAGGCGATCAGCTTCGACTTCCAGCGCGCCAAGGGCGCCTCCGACGTCAGCGTGTTCAAGGGCGCGGTGCAAAAGCTCGCCGACCTCGAAAAGCGCAACCCGTCGGTGCATTTCGTGCTGCGCTCGAACAGCGTCAAATACACCGAAATGCAGTATGAAAGCGCGATCCACGCAATGATCGAGGGTGCGATCCTCGCCGTGCTGGTCGTCTTCCTGTTCCTGCGCGACATCCGCGCGACCTTGATCTCCGCGCTCGCCATCCCGCTGTCGGCGATCCCGACCTTCTGGTTCATGGATCTGCTCGGCTTCAACCTCAACCAGATGACGTTGCTCGCGCTCAGCCTCGTCGCGGGCGTGCTCGTCGACGATGCGATCGTCGAGATCGAGAACATCGTGCGCCACATGCGCATGGGCAAATCGGCGTATCAGGCGTCGATCGACGCGGCGGACGAGATCGGCCTCGCCGTGCTGGCAACGACGATGGCGATCGTCGCGGTGTTCATGCCGGTCAGCGTCATGCCCGGCATCTCGGGCCAGTTCTTCAAGAACTTCGGCCTCACCGTCGTGGTCTCCGTGCTGATGAGCCTTGCCGTCGCGCGGCTCGTCACGCCGATGATCGCGGCCTATTTCCTCAAGGCCGCGGGGCCCGCCACCCACGGCGAGGGGCGGTTGATGGACGGCTATATGGCCGTGCTGCGCTGGACGCTCGACAGCAGCCGCGCCAAGGCGAGCGCCGCGCGCGGCGGCTTCCACCGGATCACCGCGCGCCTGCGCGACCACCGCGTCTGGGTGTGCGGCATCGGCTTCCTGTCGTTCGTCCTGACGCTCGTCATGTTCGGCGTGCTGCCGATGCAGTTCAGCCCGGAACAGGACAGCGACACCTCGACCGCGACGATCGAGATGGTGCCCGGCAGCACGCTCGCGCAGACCGACGCCGTCGTCCGCCAGGTCGCCGCCTTCCTGCGCAAGCAGCCCGACGTCGAATCCGTCTATGCGCGCACCGGCCAGAACGGCGCGGTCAACACCGGCCGCGTCACTGCGACGCTGAAGGACGACCGCAAGCTCAAGAGCACCGAGTTCGAGCGCAAGCTCGCCCCCCAGCTCGCAAAAATTCCCGACGCGCGCGTCGGCTTCCGCTCGCAGTTCGGCTGGGGCTCGTCGGGCCGCGACATGACCGTCGTGCTCGGCGGCGACGATCCCGACCTGTTGATGAAGACCGCGAACCAGATCGTCGCGGAGATGAGCAAGCTGCCTTCGCTCACCGCGCCGCGCGTGTCGGGCAACATCATGCGGCCTGAAATCGTCATCAAGCCGCGCCTCGACCTCGCCGCCAACCTCGGCGTGACGACGCAGGCGCTGTCCAGCGCGATCCGCATCGCGACGCTCGGCGACATCGACCAGAATTCGGCGCGCTTCTCGCTGTCCGATCGCCAGGTGCCGATCCGCGTCGCGCTCGACGAGGGCGCGCGCACCGAATTGTCGACGATCCAGAACCTGCCCGTCACCACGCAGAACGGCGGTTCGGTGCCCTTGAGCGTCGTCGCCGACATCGGCCTTGGCGCAGGGCCCACCAAGATCGACCGCGTCAACCAGCAGCGCCAGCTGACGGTCGGTGCCGATCTCGCCCCCGGCGTCCTCGCCGGCGTCGCGCAGAAGCAGATCGACAATCTGCCGACGCTCAAGAACCTGCCGATCGGCGTCAACAAGCTGACGCTCGGCCAGCAGAAGTGGCAGGCGGAGATGATCAACAACTTCATCATCGCGGTGATCAGCGGCACCTTCCTCGTCTTTGCGGTGCTGGTGCTGCTCTACCGCCGCGCGCTGCCGCCGTTCGTCAACATGGGCTCGCTGCTCCTCGCGCCGCTCGGCGGCCTGCTTGCCCTGTGGGCGACGGGGACGCCAGTGTCGCTGCCGGTGTTCATCGGCCTGCTCATGTTGCTCGGCATCGTCGCCAAGAACTCGATCCTGCTCATCGACTTCGCGCTGGAGGAGATGGCGAAGGGCGTCGACACGCTCACCGCGATCATCGACGCCGGCCACAAGCGCGCGCAGCCGATCGTCATGACCACGGTCGCGATGGTCGCGGGCATGGTGCCGACCGCTTTGTCGCTGGGCGGTGACGGATCGTGGCGTGCGCCGATGGGCATCGTCGTGATGGGCGGTTTGACGCTGTCGACGCTGCTCACGCTGCTGATCGTGCCCGCCGCCTTCAGCCTGTCGGTCGGTATCGAGCGCTTCGTCGGCCCGCGCCTCGGCCGCCGCCTGCTCACCTATCGCCCCGGCGACGACGGCAGCGCGGTGATCGGCCTGGCGAACGATCCCCACGGTCCGCGCATCGGCCCCGCCCCCGGCCGCATCCGCTACGACGGCGACCAGCCGGCGGAGTGA
- a CDS encoding DUF445 domain-containing protein — MTVPPRARAMPEATPPALVRMRVIATALLVAMAALFLASRALAPVHPAWGFVQAFSEAAMVGGLADWFAVTALFRHPLGLPIPHTAIVPRNKDRIGDTLAVFLRTNFLQAPVIAQRMRRLDVAGAIVRWLTDPPEGAGGAFRAGASKLVAQVLEGLDPARLGGMVKAGIAGRLRETAVAPILGQLLRAMIADNRHAPLIDSAIRWAAKALAANEPLVRQMVHDRAGAILRWTGLDETVADKLIDGLDKLIADMGDNPDHPMRAKIEEGLDRLAWDLSHDPDTAARVEAMKAELIDNPAMQRWLDGLWEQARGRLLAIARDPEGAMQGQLGDILRQLGQTLGNDPRLSRSINRFVRRTVVGIAADYGDGIVRLVSETVRGWDARTITRRLENAVGRDLQYIRINGTLVGGLVGIAIHAVDVLV; from the coding sequence ATGACCGTCCCCCCTCGCGCACGCGCCATGCCAGAGGCGACCCCGCCCGCCCTGGTGCGCATGCGCGTGATCGCAACCGCGCTGCTCGTCGCGATGGCGGCGCTGTTCCTCGCCAGCCGCGCGCTCGCGCCCGTCCACCCCGCCTGGGGCTTCGTCCAGGCGTTCAGCGAGGCGGCGATGGTCGGCGGGCTTGCCGACTGGTTCGCGGTCACCGCCTTGTTCCGCCACCCGCTCGGCCTGCCGATCCCGCACACCGCGATCGTGCCGCGCAACAAGGATCGCATCGGCGACACGCTCGCCGTTTTCCTGCGCACCAATTTCCTGCAAGCCCCGGTGATCGCGCAGCGCATGCGCCGGCTCGACGTCGCGGGCGCGATCGTGCGCTGGCTGACCGATCCGCCGGAGGGCGCGGGCGGCGCCTTCCGCGCCGGTGCGTCGAAACTCGTCGCGCAGGTGCTGGAAGGGCTCGACCCCGCGCGGCTCGGCGGCATGGTCAAGGCGGGGATCGCAGGCCGACTGCGCGAAACCGCGGTCGCGCCGATCCTCGGCCAGCTGCTGCGCGCAATGATCGCCGACAACCGCCACGCGCCGCTGATCGATTCGGCGATCCGCTGGGCGGCGAAGGCGCTGGCCGCCAACGAGCCGCTCGTCCGCCAGATGGTGCACGACCGCGCCGGCGCGATCCTGCGCTGGACCGGCCTCGACGAGACGGTCGCCGACAAGTTGATCGACGGGCTCGACAAACTGATCGCGGACATGGGCGACAATCCCGATCACCCGATGCGCGCGAAGATCGAGGAAGGGCTCGATCGCCTTGCCTGGGACCTCAGCCACGATCCCGACACCGCCGCGCGGGTGGAGGCGATGAAGGCGGAACTGATCGACAATCCCGCGATGCAGCGCTGGCTCGACGGTTTGTGGGAACAGGCGCGCGGCCGGCTGCTCGCGATCGCGCGCGATCCCGAAGGCGCGATGCAGGGGCAATTGGGCGACATCCTGCGCCAGCTCGGCCAGACGCTGGGCAACGACCCGCGCCTGTCGCGATCGATCAACCGTTTCGTCCGCCGCACCGTCGTCGGCATCGCCGCCGATTACGGCGACGGCATCGTGCGACTCGTGTCCGAAACGGTGCGCGGCTGGGATGCGCGCACGATCACCCGCCGGCTTGAAAACGCCGTCGGCCGGGACCTGCAATACATCCGCATCAACGGCACGCTGGTCGGCGGGCTCGTCGGAATCGCCATCCACGCCGTCGACGTCCTCGTTTGA
- a CDS encoding ABC transporter permease, protein MSATADFSEDGSGTLRFSGDLLLRTIGDLPTRLDAISGAVSRIDLSGVDRIDTVGAWLIHRLSTRTHAAVEGLGEDGRHLFDQVAAADQPVALREGRRGVVGQLVGEVGDAVIIAFKTLYGLLGFLGATTIAFANVVRHPSRFRFNATVHRFEVVGVQALAIVGLMSFLIGIVIAQQGAVQLRQFGAEVFTINLVGRLTLRELGVLMTAIMVAGRSGSAFAAQLGTMKLTEEIDAMRTIGVSPMEALVLPRTIAAVLLMPLLGFYSSLIAMIGGGLLCWIALDIPLVTFVQRIREVVPITDLYIGLIKAPVFGAIIAIAGCFQGMLVESDAEQVGLRTTSAVVQAIFLVIVLDAFFAVFFTWVGWS, encoded by the coding sequence ATGAGCGCGACAGCCGATTTCAGCGAGGATGGCAGCGGCACGCTGCGCTTCTCCGGCGACCTGTTGCTGCGCACGATCGGCGATCTGCCAACCCGCCTCGACGCGATATCGGGCGCCGTATCGCGGATCGACCTGTCGGGGGTCGACCGGATCGACACCGTCGGCGCCTGGCTGATTCACCGCCTGTCCACCCGCACCCATGCCGCGGTCGAGGGGCTGGGCGAGGATGGCCGCCACCTGTTCGACCAGGTCGCCGCCGCCGACCAGCCCGTCGCACTGCGCGAGGGGCGTCGCGGCGTCGTCGGCCAATTGGTCGGCGAGGTCGGCGACGCGGTCATCATCGCGTTCAAGACATTGTACGGCCTGCTCGGCTTCCTCGGCGCGACGACGATCGCCTTCGCCAACGTCGTGCGCCATCCGTCGCGCTTCCGCTTCAACGCCACCGTCCACCGGTTCGAGGTCGTCGGCGTGCAGGCGCTCGCGATCGTCGGCCTGATGAGCTTCCTGATCGGCATCGTCATCGCGCAACAGGGCGCGGTGCAGCTGCGCCAGTTCGGTGCGGAGGTGTTCACGATCAACCTCGTCGGCCGCCTGACCTTGCGCGAACTCGGCGTGCTGATGACCGCGATCATGGTTGCGGGCCGCTCCGGCTCCGCCTTCGCCGCGCAGCTCGGCACGATGAAGCTGACCGAAGAGATCGACGCGATGCGCACGATCGGCGTCTCGCCGATGGAGGCGCTGGTGCTGCCGCGCACGATCGCGGCGGTGCTGCTGATGCCGCTGCTCGGTTTCTATTCCTCGCTGATCGCGATGATCGGCGGCGGCCTGCTCTGCTGGATCGCGCTCGACATCCCGCTCGTCACCTTCGTGCAGCGCATTCGCGAGGTCGTGCCGATCACCGACCTCTACATCGGCCTCATCAAGGCGCCCGTGTTCGGCGCGATCATCGCGATCGCGGGCTGTTTCCAGGGCATGCTCGTCGAATCGGACGCCGAACAGGTCGGCCTGCGCACCACGTCGGCGGTGGTGCAGGCGATCTTCCTCGTCATCGTGCTCGACGCCTTCTTCGCGGTGTTCTTCACCT